In the Rubripirellula tenax genome, one interval contains:
- a CDS encoding tetratricopeptide repeat protein, which produces MKRFLLRFLKFSPVILVILLVGGLIVRAVSKKDDIASEYRVAARQAVADKDLDQAKFYYSRLVGSGDRGSEQDQMNWVSILDASGDTQAAREMLERMAPDDSVGFASAHRQKAIMIGAAIAREGTSPERVEQLQWHLRHGARDSTPENDILWANYHLAVEQVDKAVDKFESAASRKPELWFDISNLYRRLGRTEEANRASKRAQDYSAQILQSEPTNIGQRLRLLVLLANEKKFDQVEAILGEGLRLNSDNIELRNMASNLTLIRLEEIKDDTLEAKRNRLTLFAQAAKLNPSNPNVYKVLNQLYALSDSKTEQATIRDQLEKWITDGHAVPMAHFTLGNLLWQESDTKGAVFHLEAALKIDPSLAIVANNLAWVLSQAEEPDFERAEELIKMAMETAPKNHSFRDTMATVLFEQEKYKEALPYLEHVLPHAVGEKKAKLHEQLAIVYESLGQESMAKRHREQSVAGEAATETQSEVTEANVPESTEPDSTE; this is translated from the coding sequence ATGAAACGATTTTTGCTGCGGTTTTTAAAATTCTCGCCGGTCATCCTGGTGATCCTGCTTGTCGGCGGGCTGATCGTTCGGGCGGTTTCGAAAAAGGATGACATTGCTAGCGAATATCGCGTCGCGGCACGCCAGGCGGTGGCGGACAAAGATCTGGACCAAGCCAAGTTTTATTACTCTCGCTTGGTCGGTTCCGGCGATCGAGGCAGCGAACAAGACCAGATGAACTGGGTCTCGATCCTGGACGCGTCGGGCGACACACAGGCAGCGCGTGAGATGCTTGAACGGATGGCGCCGGATGATTCGGTAGGTTTCGCGTCGGCCCACCGGCAAAAAGCAATCATGATCGGGGCTGCGATCGCTCGCGAAGGCACATCGCCGGAGCGTGTCGAACAGTTGCAATGGCATCTGCGTCACGGGGCTCGCGATTCAACGCCCGAGAACGACATTCTGTGGGCAAACTATCACTTGGCCGTTGAACAGGTCGACAAAGCAGTCGATAAGTTCGAATCGGCGGCTAGCCGCAAGCCAGAACTGTGGTTCGACATTAGCAACCTATACCGACGGCTGGGACGTACCGAAGAAGCGAATCGGGCGTCGAAACGAGCCCAAGATTACTCTGCCCAGATCTTGCAGTCCGAGCCTACCAATATTGGGCAAAGGCTAAGGTTGCTGGTGCTGTTGGCCAACGAAAAGAAATTCGATCAAGTGGAAGCGATCCTTGGGGAAGGGCTGCGGCTGAACAGCGATAACATCGAACTGCGCAATATGGCGTCCAACTTGACGCTGATTCGCTTGGAAGAAATCAAGGATGACACTTTAGAAGCCAAACGAAATCGATTGACGCTTTTCGCGCAAGCGGCAAAGTTGAACCCATCGAATCCGAACGTCTATAAGGTGCTAAACCAATTGTACGCCTTGAGTGATTCGAAGACGGAGCAGGCAACCATTCGAGACCAACTTGAAAAATGGATCACCGATGGCCATGCCGTTCCCATGGCACACTTCACCTTGGGCAACTTGCTTTGGCAAGAATCCGACACCAAGGGCGCCGTTTTCCACTTGGAAGCGGCGTTGAAAATCGATCCTTCCCTGGCAATCGTGGCGAACAACTTGGCGTGGGTTTTGAGCCAGGCAGAGGAGCCGGATTTTGAACGAGCGGAAGAGTTGATCAAAATGGCGATGGAAACAGCTCCCAAGAATCACTCGTTTCGCGACACCATGGCAACTGTCTTGTTTGAGCAAGAAAAGTACAAAGAGGCGCTGCCCTATCTGGAACATGTTTTGCCGCATGCCGTCGGCGAAAAGAAAGCAAAACTGCACGAACAGCTTGCGATCGTCTACGAATCATTGGGACAGGAAAGCATGGCAAAGCGACATCGCGAGCAAAGTGTAGCCGGGGAAGCGGCAACCGAAACGCAAAGCGAAGTCACGGAAGCAAACGTTCCTGAATCGACGGAGCCTGACTCGACGGAGTAA